Proteins from a single region of Megalopta genalis isolate 19385.01 chromosome 3, iyMegGena1_principal, whole genome shotgun sequence:
- the LOC117218252 gene encoding F-box only protein 9, whose translation MSQTGQSGKSDEDGEDQEGSSFSDTNIEDALTSFREQWQRELVLSPKRDTSKASSSKSVEINVDYSEENIEDKAKNLFLIGIEYEKSRKFYEAIQFYKRAVQLVPDIEFRLYESTKMITIDENHESLDNDSVSVDNNDENHNDEEEEESDLFVKLCKIVNRNKCVCFPKFEQNTTHISALPMEIVLYILRWVVSSELDMRSLEMFSRVCRGFYISARDSEIWRLACIRAWGVNCGTYEPAYQSWREMYLERPRLRYNGCYISKTSYIRHGENSFQDSFYRPWHLVEYFRYLRFFPEGKVLMLTSTDEAQACVNAMKSRNPRNPSVLVGHYRLHDNFVTVVLKKQDSKVAVINRKKKREPTHERTFRIEFEIKDHYKRTNSLLKWLGYTIVTRYGNEHEARMCLKCAISGRYPPLKFSRVKSYTQESEAPLQ comes from the exons ATG AGTCAAACCGGTCAATCTGGTAAATCGGATGAAGATGGCGAGGATCAAGAAGGCTCGTCCTTCTCGGACACCAACATCGAGGATGCGCTAACATCTTTCCGGGAACAATGGCAACGCGAGTTGGTTCTGTCACCGAAACGGGACACCTCCAAGGCTTCCTCCTCGAAATCGGTCGAAATCAACGTCGACTACAGCGAGGAAAACATCGAGGACAAG GCGAAAAATTTGTTTTTGATAGGCATCGAATACGAGAAAAGTCGAAAATTTTACGAGGCTATTCAGTTTTACAAACGCGCCGTACAATTAGTTCCTGACATTGAGTTTCGGTTGTATGAGTCGACTAAGATGATAACGATCGACGAAAACCATGAAAGCTTAGACAATGATTCGGTCAGTGTTGATAATAACGATGAGAATCATAACgatgaagaggaagaggaaagtGATTTATTTGTTAAGCTATGCAAAATTGTAAACCGCAATAAATGTGTTTGTTTTCCTAAATTTGAGCAAAAT ACAACACACATTTCTGCTCTGCCTATGGAGATAGTGCTTTATATTTTGAGATGGGTCGTGTCCTCCGAGCTAGATATGAGGTCCCTGGAAATGTTCTCCAGGGTGTGTCGTGGATTTTACATATCTGCCAGAGACTCTGAGATTTGGAGGCTCGCCTGTATCAG AGCATGGGGCGTGAATTGTGGCACATACGAGCCGGCGTACCAGTCATGGAGGGAGATGTACTTAGAACGGCCTAGATTGAGGTACAACGGATGCTACATCAGCAAGACCAGTTACATCCGCCACGGCGAGAACAGTTTCCAAGATTCGTTTTACAGGCCGTGGCATCTGGTGGAATACTTTAGGTACCTAAG ATTTTTCCCCGAGGGTAAAGTCCTAATGCTAACATCGACCGACGAAGCACAAGCCTGCGTAAACGCTATGAAAAGTCGCAACCCACGGAATCCATCGGTTCTGGTCGGTCACTATCGATTACACGATAATTTCGTTACCGTAGTGCTTAAGAAACAGGATTCCAAGGTAGCCGTTATCAACagaaagaagaagagagagcCTACGCACGAACGAACGTTCCGTATT GAATTTGAAATCAAAGACCACTACAAACGAACTAATTCTCTTTTGAAATGGTTGGGTTATACTATAGTCACGAGGTACGGGAACGAACACGAGGCACGAATGTGCTTGAAATGTGCAATTTCTGGCCGATATCCGCCTCTTAAGTTCAGCAGGGTCAAAAGCTACACTCAAGAGAGCGAAGCTCCCCTGCAGTAA